The Ectothiorhodospiraceae bacterium BW-2 nucleotide sequence GCGGAGGTGAAGGCGGTGCATGGAAAAGCTGTGTAACTATGTCGTATCAAAAAGGCAACAACGGGGAGATGGTCTCATGAACCAGATACAGTTAGAGCTACCGGAAGAGGCATTAGCCCTGCCAGGGGTACGGAAGCTGTCAAGCAATTTGAGACCAGTTGTTAAAAAAATAAAGCTCTAAATCTAGCCGGTGATTGCCACTGCCCTCACCGGTAAATTTCGCCTATGTTGAGTCATGACGCAACAAGGAGCGAACATGACCCTCATGGCCCTTTGCCGCAAGAGCCAAGCCCTTCAGCAAGGGGGAGCTGCAAGGCGAACTGCAACCCCTAATCTAGGAACCTCCCTCCTGCACCGCGTTACCCACAGCCCGCCCCCCTACGATAATAAGGGGGTCTCCGGGGGGCGGGCTATGGATAACGCTCTGTCATTCAGCCACCACAACCGGCTAAAGCCATCGACGATAGACCCACTAGCGGCACCGTCACTCATCTCTCCTTCGCTCTATTCAGGGTTGGATAGTTGACCTCCAGCGACCCCACCCCCTCCTCCGGTAGAGCGGGGTTAATCCATACCTCAGTAGGGGGTTGCTTAACCTTGGGCTCACCATGAATAAAGCGTTTCGGATGCTGCTGATAGGCCTGCTTCAGCGCCTGTTCACGCTGCTCGCTAACCTCCTTGTAACGACCGGTAAATACCTGCTCTGGAGTGAACCACGCAATCCCTCGATGGTGGTGGTGGAAACAGTACCAGTCAACATAGTCACTAAACCATATTCTGGCATGGTCAACTCCTGTCAATCGTTGAGGATAATCGGGTTGTTGCTTGAGTGTTTTAAATTGACTCTCGCTAAACGGATTGTCGTTACTGACTCGTGGACGGCTGTGGGAGCAGGTGATCCCCAGTTCGGCCATCAAGTCGAGATAGCCTCTGGCGGTCATCGGCACACCTCTATCCTGATGCAGTGTTAAGCCACTGAGCGCGACCCGATAGCGAGCCGCTGCGTCACTGATTAACAGCTTGGAGAGCTCACTATTCTCCTTCCTTGAGACCATCCAAGCCACAATAAAACGGCTGTAGAGATCCATCACCACATAGAGATTCAAGAAGTTACCCTGCTCTGTGGTGGGAAGCTTAGTGATATCCCATGTCCAAACATCATTCGGGCGGGTCGCCCGTAATCGGGGGATAGCGTGTGATTTGGCCGGTTTTTGAGCTCGCCGCTCTCCCGTCTGTTGATTAGCACGAAGGATCCGATACATCGTACTGATTGAACAGTAATATTTCCCTTCATCCAGCAGGCTAGCATAGATCTCTGCCGGAGGTTGGTCATAGAATCGTTCGCTGTTCAAAAGCCCCAGAACGGCTTGCCTCTCTGCCTCACTCAGCGCATTGGCTGCGACGGGTCTTGGAAGGCTCGCTCGGGGGGAGACAACCGGAGCCTGTCGGCGGTAGTAGCCTGCACGCGAGAGCGCTAGGCTATCGCAAGCGGCTCTTATGCTCACCGAACTGGGGCACTCTTTTTCAACTAATCTCATAAGCTTATCTCTGTGTTCATCTGCTCCAATAAGCTGAAGGCTTTTTTTTGGAGCGCAATCACCCCTTCGGTCTGCTGTAACCGTTGGCTAAGACGCTGAATTTCCTTCTTTAAACGCTCTATCTCCTTATCTCGCTTGTCTAGGCTCGGTTTGCGACCACTCTGTTTCCCTTTCAGGCCAGCCTGCCCCTGTGCTTGCAGTTGTCGGCGCCATTTGGTCAGATGGGAGCTGTAGATCTGCTCTTTGCGCAGCAGCTCGCCTAGCTGACCCGGCTCCTTGCACTGCTCTGCTTCTGCTAGGATCCGAAGCTTCTCTTCCTCACTAAATTTGCGGTAGGAGCGCTTCTCTTCATCGGGGTCGGTAACCTCGTTGGAGGGTAAAACGGTAGTATCTTTGGGCATCGTGTATCTCCTCTGTTGCCCCCCCTGATTCTACATTCATTTCTCATCAGGGGTGGTCTCAGGGTATCTTGACACTCAGGGGGGGTGCCATTCAGCCCCCACGATTTAAGGCGCACATTTATGACGATTGCAGCAGCGGCCAATGTGGGCGACTACATTATTAAGCGGCTGGTTAACCACACCACCGACAACGATGTCACCGGCGGCTATATCCGAACCGAAATGGAAACCTTACGCGAGGCCACAGAGAAAATCAGCGCCTACATTATGGCGAGAGTGAACCCCGGCGCTAATGTGGTGCAAATCCACCAGAGAGGCTAAAATGGTTACTGAATACTCCCCATAACACAGAAGAGGCGCAACCATGCAGTCACAACCGCAATTTATCATTAACGCAGCAGGCGAAAGAGTGTCGGTTATTCTCTCCATTGAGGATTACGAAGAACTGCTGGAGGATTTGGAAGATTTGGCCGCAATAGCTGACCAAAAAGGAGAGCCCACGATTCCCCATGAAGAAGTGATTGCAGAGTTAAAAGCCAATGGCCTTTTATAGCCTTTGCTGGCACAACCGAGCCAAAAGGGAGTTAAAGAGACTCCCGAAAGCCGATATAGCCAAAATTATCACCACAATAAATGCATTACAAATCAACCCACTCCCTAACGGTCACAAGAAACTAACTGGCAGAGAGAATAACTATCGAATCAGGCAAGGCAATTACCGCATTATTTACACCTTCGAAAACCAGCAACTAATTATTGAGATTATCCGGGTTGCGCACCGCAGAGAGGTTTACCGCAACCTGTAACTATAGAGGTACAACCATGCAGACAGAGCTCGAAATAATCATAGTGGAAGTGACCAAGCATAACGGCACATGGGTAGCCGAGTGCGATCAGCTTGGCATCGTTACCGAAGCGGAAAGCTACAACGGTTTAGTGACTAGGTTCATGGAGGTTGCGCCAGAAATGGCAGAACTGAACAGCTTGCCATTTGACCCGGCAACGACCCAGATTCGGTTTGAACATCAAACCACTATGGCTCAGGTTGCTTAATGGCCGTAACGCTTTACAAGCAACTGGTAGCCCTACTGCTGGCGCATGGCTGCACTTTTGTAAGGCAGGGCAAAGGTAGCCATGAGATATGGCAAAGCCCGTTATCAGAAAAGCGATTCACCGTACCAACCACGATCAAAGCCAAGCCAACCGCCAACGCCATACTTAAACAGGCAGGAGTGCGGCAAAGAATTTAACCGAGTTTGATAGCGTCTAGGGTAGCTCCCGAAAGCGGTTTCCTTCACCGTTGACGCTATCACCTATTTTTGAAGGAGCAACGCCTTTGAAGGAGAGTGTTACCAATGATCACCAAACTAATCAGGGATTGCTATCCCATCAATGAAGCCGCTGAACTTATCGGTATTTCAGTTGAAGATTTGATTCATATTGTAAGCGTCAGAAAGCTGCCGGTTTCTGTTTTGTTAATAAAGCAGCTTGTTACCGAACCAGTCACTTTTGGCGAAATGGAATCTACCGCACATAAGACGACAGGCAAATATTATCTTTTGCGCAGCGACTTGACAGTGTTTGATTTATTGTATCTTTCTGGAGAGCCAGTACTTAGAGTGTGTCGTCACCCCTCAGAAGAAGATACTTGGCCGCTTTCCGTGGTGCACAAAGAAAATTCTGCCAACAATCTAACATTCGATAACGCTAAATTTGTGCTTGATAAGGCTGATGTAGAGCAGTTAATTGTTGAGTTTGCGACCGATAAACCAACACCACAAGCAAAAGACACACTGCACCATAAAACTGAAGCCACATATATTAAAATAATCGCCACACTTATCGATCACGCAGAGGGTATAGATTGGCGAGACAGGGTAAGCGGCAAAGGTCATGCAGTAGCTGACTGGCTAATTGCAGACTATCCATTAAAGGATGGCAGCGCTATAGCAGACAAGGAGTTTTTGGCGGCTCTATTACTCAAAGCAAAAAATATACCACCAGCAAAATAGTCTATTCGGTAAAGGTTTACCGAATCGGTAAACCCCCTTTACCGAACAAATAAAAACACAACTCCCCGATACTACCAACAGGCACAGGGACAACCCTGTTAACCATTAAACCAGTTGAGAGAATCGAACATGAGTTACACCGATGCAGGCAGACGCCTATTAACTGAAATCGAAGCAGCCGACCGGCTGAACCTTCACCGCAACACATTAACCCGCTGGCGCATGGATGGCCGGAATCTGGCTTATATCAAAATCGGTAAAGCGGTTAGATATGACCCGGCAGAGATAGAGCGATTTATGCAGGCTAATCGAGTGGAGACAGCATGAAAGAAGCAACCCACCCGACCAGAACAGTCGAGCAGGCAGCAGCAGAACAGTGTTTCAATTATGCGGTTAAAACTGATGAATCACAACAACCGTTCGATTTTTCCGAATCGACACAGCGCCAGCGAGTAAGCTATGGTAATCGCGCTACCCCTCAACGGGTAGCCCGGTTTGGCGACCGGAATCTACAAAGGCGCACAGCGCCACAGACACAGCAGGGCGCTTTTTTTGTGCCTGCTGTTTGCTCTATGGCGGGGCGTTATGGGCACTCTCCGGAGTGGCCGGTTTCCTTTGTAGCCGGTTCGCCAACCCGTAATTGTCCCGCCTCTTTCTGTTTGGCGACAGATAAGGCGGTTAACTTCGATACAAAGGAGAACCGCACAATGCGAAACCCCGCCACACTAGCGCCTGAAAGACGGCGAACCATCAACCTAGCCGATCATGGCTTGACCGATTCAGCCACCATTGAGCGCGGATTGCTGGCGCTACTATTGGCCGAATTGGAACGGCAGCAGATACCCGTCACCGGCACCACGACCGGCAGCAGCGAACAGATCGCCTATGCTTTGGCAGGAGGTGCGGCATGAGCGCAATCGACAGCAGAGATACCCCTAAAACCGTCACCAAAAAGGCCATTATTGGCCGTATCAATCGCAAGCTCGCCAAGCATGGCGAGCGGCTGCGAGTTAACAGGAACCCTGTTTGGGTATGCAATTTAGGGCGCTATTACATCACCAACGACCGGACAAAAACCGTGGTGGAGAGTGATTGCGATCTTGTTGGGTATGCACGCGGAATGGCTTGTGTCAATTATGGCGAGGTGATCGGCGATGAGTAACACTATCGACAGCAGAGACGACAGCAGAGATCACGTACAGCGGCGTGTTAACCAATCGCGCGGATTGCTGGCACTATTAATGGCGGCTGACATTAAAGACGCGAACCCTGAAGCGATAGAATCGAGCCTGCTATTAGCTGATGAACTACTGGCCGAAGTACAGCAGATCATCGAGGGGTGAATCATGGAAACCATCACTTATACAGCGCCAAAAAAGCAGCAACGGCCACCGCTTTCGGTTCAGCAGCTCACAGTGTTACAGCTATTGCGCCAGCATGGAGAGCTGAACACGGCAGAGCTACAACATAAATTTGTGCTATCGCCGGGTAAAGTGGTATCGGTACTTAAAGCCAAAGGCTACCCCATTGTTACCCGATACCAGCAGTTAACCCCCGGTACTAAGCCAGTAGCGTTTCACCGGCTGAGTGATGAGGGTGGCACGCTATGATCGCTGAAAAACTACTCTCCCGGCTGGACGGCGTAAGGCGCAGCAGCAAGCCGGACTCATGGCTGGCAAAGTGCCCTGCACACGATGACAGATCCCCCTCCTTGGCGATAACCGAAACCAACGGCAAGGTTCTGATCCGCTGCTTTGCGGACTGCTCCCCCGATGAGATTGTCGGGGCGGTAGGGCTGGAGTTAAGCGATCTATTCCCTGAACCAGACTGGACGCAGTACCACCACCCAAGAGTGAGCGCAAAATTCCCTGCCAGCGAAGTATTGCAGGCGATTGTCAACGAGCTGGTTGTGGTTAAGCTAGCCCTTCTGGAACTGCACAACACCGGCGCGTTAAGCATGGAATCGCGCCAGCGGCTAAAGCCAGCGTTTAACCGAATCAGCGGCGCTC carries:
- a CDS encoding type II toxin-antitoxin system RelE/ParE family toxin, with amino-acid sequence MAFYSLCWHNRAKRELKRLPKADIAKIITTINALQINPLPNGHKKLTGRENNYRIRQGNYRIIYTFENQQLIIEIIRVAHRREVYRNL
- a CDS encoding DNA-binding protein, which encodes MSYTDAGRRLLTEIEAADRLNLHRNTLTRWRMDGRNLAYIKIGKAVRYDPAEIERFMQANRVETA
- a CDS encoding IS3 family transposase, coding for MRLVEKECPSSVSIRAACDSLALSRAGYYRRQAPVVSPRASLPRPVAANALSEAERQAVLGLLNSERFYDQPPAEIYASLLDEGKYYCSISTMYRILRANQQTGERRAQKPAKSHAIPRLRATRPNDVWTWDITKLPTTEQGNFLNLYVVMDLYSRFIVAWMVSRKENSELSKLLISDAAARYRVALSGLTLHQDRGVPMTARGYLDLMAELGITCSHSRPRVSNDNPFSESQFKTLKQQPDYPQRLTGVDHARIWFSDYVDWYCFHHHHRGIAWFTPEQVFTGRYKEVSEQREQALKQAYQQHPKRFIHGEPKVKQPPTEVWINPALPEEGVGSLEVNYPTLNRAKER
- a CDS encoding DNA primase; the encoded protein is MIAEKLLSRLDGVRRSSKPDSWLAKCPAHDDRSPSLAITETNGKVLIRCFADCSPDEIVGAVGLELSDLFPEPDWTQYHHPRVSAKFPASEVLQAIVNELVVVKLALLELHNTGALSMESRQRLKPAFNRISGALRALGHGG
- a CDS encoding type II toxin-antitoxin system HicA family toxin; translated protein: MAVTLYKQLVALLLAHGCTFVRQGKGSHEIWQSPLSEKRFTVPTTIKAKPTANAILKQAGVRQRI
- a CDS encoding DUF1902 domain-containing protein, whose protein sequence is MQTELEIIIVEVTKHNGTWVAECDQLGIVTEAESYNGLVTRFMEVAPEMAELNSLPFDPATTQIRFEHQTTMAQVA